From a region of the Micromonospora tarapacensis genome:
- a CDS encoding helix-turn-helix domain-containing protein translates to MTETTRLDDYDEAERPSMPHTSITPFGTDSRGITAADLRLLPVAFPFDPVVPQAFGISRSAAYRALAAGQLPITPLRLGRKLIVRRADLLTALGIDEEPGRGEWATHGAEDATRRPRR, encoded by the coding sequence ATGACGGAGACCACCAGGCTTGACGATTACGACGAGGCAGAGCGTCCATCTATGCCGCACACGTCGATCACACCGTTCGGGACCGATAGTCGGGGGATCACCGCTGCGGACCTGCGGCTGCTTCCCGTCGCGTTTCCGTTCGACCCGGTGGTGCCGCAGGCGTTCGGAATCAGCCGCAGCGCGGCCTACCGGGCACTCGCGGCAGGGCAGTTACCGATCACTCCACTGCGGCTCGGGCGAAAGTTGATCGTGCGGCGCGCGGATCTACTCACCGCCCTCGGCATCGATGAGGAGCCCGGACGCGGCGAGTGGGCGACACACGGCGCCGAGGACGCCACCCGGCGTCCTCGGCGCTAA
- a CDS encoding tyrosine-type recombinase/integrase, translating into MNRPYVQRGKPVVGVFQRCKNDCSPAGCKRGHTWTFMVELSDPSGQRRQVKKGAFATGKDAAEARAEVIRKHREGLLPQDTGMTVAVWLRQWLVTQEEVRGLRDGTIVDYRRHIESYWIPKIGNVKLVDFRPQHVTNALRAIKQEREKQISEAKELGARYEAEAAAADEDRKRAGRKRPVKPKRVVVPRRFGPATALRAHATLRAALNAAIRAEKVSRNVAALADRPRETRRKVKPWKPEQLGAWLDAIAGERLYPLYHLGAFAGLRRGELCGVSWDDIDLDAGHVIVGWQITGISYRKAKAAEKQGRTMSYRVRPKTSDGEDRTVDLDAVTILVLRAWRRQQAKERLALGRAYRNRENLVFTRADGTPLDPDQVYKTFKRLVRRHGLPEVALHHLRHGSASLQIEGGVDIAVISKRLGHSKISLTSDTYGHLIGTVGKSAAEAAAAVVPRRRAG; encoded by the coding sequence GTGAACCGACCGTACGTGCAACGTGGCAAGCCCGTCGTGGGCGTGTTCCAGCGTTGTAAGAACGACTGCTCGCCAGCGGGTTGCAAGCGCGGCCACACATGGACCTTTATGGTGGAACTGTCGGACCCCAGCGGGCAGCGGCGGCAGGTGAAGAAGGGCGCATTCGCCACCGGCAAGGACGCGGCCGAAGCCCGAGCTGAAGTGATCCGCAAGCATCGCGAGGGTCTGCTCCCGCAGGACACCGGGATGACGGTAGCAGTGTGGTTGCGGCAGTGGCTCGTCACCCAGGAAGAGGTTCGGGGTCTCCGCGACGGCACCATCGTCGACTACCGCCGCCACATCGAGAGCTACTGGATTCCGAAGATCGGCAACGTCAAGCTTGTTGACTTCCGTCCCCAGCACGTCACCAACGCGCTGCGCGCCATCAAGCAGGAACGCGAGAAACAGATCAGCGAAGCCAAGGAGTTAGGGGCCCGCTACGAGGCCGAGGCCGCAGCAGCCGACGAGGATCGCAAGCGGGCAGGCCGTAAGCGCCCGGTGAAACCGAAGCGGGTCGTGGTGCCCCGCCGTTTCGGTCCTGCTACGGCCCTGCGGGCACACGCCACCCTCCGAGCTGCGCTGAACGCCGCGATCCGGGCGGAGAAGGTGTCCCGCAACGTCGCGGCGCTGGCTGACCGGCCGAGGGAAACGCGGCGGAAGGTGAAGCCTTGGAAACCGGAGCAACTCGGTGCCTGGCTCGACGCCATCGCGGGGGAGCGGTTGTATCCGCTCTACCACCTGGGTGCCTTCGCCGGTCTGCGTCGCGGCGAACTCTGCGGCGTGAGCTGGGACGACATCGACCTCGACGCCGGGCATGTCATCGTCGGGTGGCAGATCACCGGCATCAGCTACCGCAAGGCGAAGGCCGCCGAGAAGCAGGGGCGGACAATGAGCTACCGGGTCCGGCCGAAGACCAGCGACGGGGAGGACCGCACAGTTGATCTCGATGCCGTGACGATCCTGGTGCTGCGGGCGTGGCGACGTCAGCAGGCGAAGGAACGGCTGGCGCTGGGCCGGGCCTACCGGAACCGCGAGAACCTCGTGTTTACCCGCGCTGACGGGACGCCCCTTGACCCGGACCAGGTATACAAGACGTTCAAACGTTTGGTACGCCGACACGGGCTGCCCGAGGTGGCGTTGCATCACCTGCGGCACGGGTCGGCGTCGCTGCAGATCGAGGGTGGTGTCGACATCGCTGTCATCTCCAAGCGCCTCGGCCACAGCAAGATCAGCCTGACCAGCGACACCTACGGGCACCTGATCGGGACCGTGGGCAAGTCGGCAGCCGAAGCGGCGGCAGCGGTAGTTCCCCGGCGGCGGGCAGGGTAG